GACACTGTGGGCAAAATCGATGATACCGTGGATGTTTCCAGCGAAGATCTGGATGTCATGCGGGATTTGGCGGAAATTCAAAGCATCCAAAATTTCGTTACGTTGACGCCTACGGTGCAAGTATCTACAGGGGACATACATCAAGGCGCCGATATCGATGCGATGATCAAAAGAATCGAAGAAGCGATGGAGGCGACCCTCGCTAATTCCGCGCAAGGGGTGTATTCCTATTGATTGAACATTATGGTATCGAGCTTAGCTTCAACAATTATGCCGAAGGATTTCGAATTCCGGTAAACCCGGATTCCATCGAAGTCCGCGAGGAAGGGCAGGGTAAAACCTACAATATCGTCGGCATCGGCGGAGGCACGCAGGAGACGAGAGCAGGCGAGATCAATGTGATTCAGAATCCGAGGCTCAAAGAGATCAACTTCAGCAGCTTTTTTCCGTTTCTTACAGAAAAGCCTTATCCTCCGTATGTTGTAACTAACGATGTGAAAGCCCCGATGCAATATGTGCTGCTGATTCGAAAGTGGCAGGAAAGCCGACGACCTATCCGGTTTATTTATAACATGGCGACCTCGAAGCTGACATCAAATGACGTTCGCGACATCAACATCCCTGCATCCATAGAAAAATTTGAATGGAAAGAGGTTGCAGGTTCTCCCGGCGATATTGAGTACAGCTTAACGCTCAAGGAGTACGTTTTCTACTCGGCAAGAAAAATAACGGAAACCAGGGATGAAAACGGCCAATTGATATTGATTCAACAACCTCCCGGACGTCCGGATGGCAGAATTCGACCGGAAACATACTCCCTCCCGGAAGGCATGAATCTTTCCACATTGGCTTTAATGCTGCTCGGAGATGACAGCCGCAGCAAGGAGATTCAGGATCTGAACGGCCTCACGGATGCGGAAGCGAAACATTTGCCGGCAGGTAAGTATCTGAAAATACCTCAGAATTAGGGAGGTACACATGCTTGAAATCATAATCAACGACAAAAAAGGGAATTTATGGGATATATCCAATATTGTTTCGGAGGTAACTTATAAAACGAGCAAGATCGGCAAGCCTTCCAGCATCGAATTCACCTTTATCAAAGGCGGATTATATGAAGACCGCGATTTTAATCTCGATGTCGGCAACATCGTCAGAGTCAAAAAAGATGGGCAAAACCTTTTTTTTGGTTATGTTTTCGCTGTGGATGGCGGAAGAGCTGAAGATGTACGGGTAACGGCGTACGACCAAACCCGTTATTTGTTATTTAACTATTCCTATAAGTTTGAAGATAAATCGGTAACGGAGATCATTCAGCGGATTGCCGAAGACTTCAAATTAAAAGTCGGCTATCTTGCCGATACGGGATACAAAATTCCTTCCATGCTGGAATTGAATGCAAAACTGCTGGATATCATCTGCAAAGCCTTAAACAAGACGCTTATCGCAACCACGGTAAATTACATTTTCTATGACGATTTTGGGCGGCTGTCTTTGCGCGATGCCAAGGATATGACGGTCAACATTTCGCTTGGAGATGCCAGCTTGGTGTATGACTATAAGCAAAAACGCTCCATCGAAAACTCCTTCAACCGGGTACTACTCGTGCAAAAAAGCAAGCAAGAGGGAAAGGACAAGCATTATATTTCCCAAGAAGACAGCCACATCGTACAATGGGGGCTGCTCCAGGAATATCGGGAATTCGACGAAAAAATGAACGAAGCGCAAATTATTCAAACACTGAAAAATTTGATCAGGCTGAAGAATAGAGTGGAGCGCTCGTTTCAAATCGAAGCTTTAGGAGACGCGAGAGTCCGTGCAGGCTGTTATATTTCAATCAGCATCGACGAGCTCGGAATTAACCAGCGTTTTTTGGTGAACGAATGCACGCATAAGTTCGAGGGGGCGATCCATACGATGTCCTTGGATTTGATGGATATCCGGGTAGGTGATGATCCGATATGAGACTTTTGGAAATAATTAAACAAGCGGGAGTCGGAGCGGTGGAAGCTGGAAATCCGGTGGCGATCATGTTCGGAACCGTGACTCAAACGAATCCATTGGAAGTGAGTATCGACCAGCGCTTAATTCTTTCAGAGGATTTTTTAGTCATTCCTGAGCAACTAACTCCTTTTACAGTGGACTTGAAACACAGCCATTCTTATAAGGATGGAGTAACGGAAGAAGCCCTGACCGAACCGGTAGTCATCCGAAAAGGTTTGGAGACGGGGGATAAATTGCTGCTGCTTCGCGTTCAGGGAGGTCAGCAATTCATTATACTGGACAAGTTGGTGAACGTATGATACCCCAAGGAGGTATTTTATCAAGCACAAACTCACAAAAAGTGGTTAACGGACCGAGCAAGACGTACCGCTTCGATATAAAAACGGGGCGAATTCGCGGCAGGGTGGACGGACTCGATGCGGTCAAACAAGCGGTCTATAAAATCCTTGAAACCGAACGATTCCAATATTTGATTTACAGCTCGAATTATGGATTCGAGTTCAAGGATATTTTGGGAAGCGACCCGCTATTTTTTAACTCGAAGATTACGAATCGGATTCAAGAGGCGCTGCTTCAGGATGACAGGATTAAAGCGATCGAAAATGTGCAAATCTCGAGCGAAGGCGAAGAAGCGGTCGTCCAATTTACGGTTGTATCGACTTATGGAAGCTTCCAAATAGCCAAGGAGGTTTAGTATGTATGAGAATCAGACCTATCAAGTAATTCTTCAAAGAATGCTTGCGCGTATTCCTTCGGATATCGACAAACGCGAAGGCAGCATCATCTATGATGCATTGGCACCGGCAGCACTTGAGCTTGCGCAGCTTTATGCGGAGCTGGATACCAACATCAACCTGTCTTTTGCCGGTACTTCAAGTGGAGAATATTTGGATCGCTGCATCGCATGGTCGGGGATCACCCGTAAGCCGGCGACCAAGGCCAAGCTGAAAGGGTTGTTCTATGATGCCGGCAACAGACCGTTCAATATTCCGATAGGCAAAAGGTTTTCGATTTCAAGCGTCACCTTCGTTGCCGTTGAACAGATTGCAGCCGGTCAATTCGTGATGGAATGCGAGACGGCGGGGAATATCGGCAATCAGCAGGTGGGAACTTTGCTGCCTATCGACTATATCGACGGTCTGGCGCGAGGGGAACTGACCGAAATCCTTATTCCCGGCGAAGAGAAGGAATCGGATGCGTCTTTGTTGGACAGGTATCAACAGAAAGTAACGAAGCCGGTTACAGGCGGGAACCGCTATCAATATGAAGTTTGGGCGCGAAACAACCCCGGGGTCGGTAAAGCGAAGGCTTTCCCTGAATGGAACGGTCCGCTCTCCGTAAAGGTGGCCCTGCTCGGAACGGATATGACGGCGCCAAGTCCTGCTGTGATCGGCGAAGTTGCGGAGTACATCGAGAGCGTTCGCCCGATCGGAGCGCAGGTTACGGTGGAAGCAGCCGGTGAAGTTCCTATAGATGTTTCCGCCAAACTGACCGTTACTGCCGGTACGGATTTACAGCAAGCATCAGCGGTATTTGAAAAGGCTTTACAGCAATATCTCGTATCGCTTGCTTTTGAAGATCCGTGGGTACGCTATGCAAGAATTGCAAATTTGATTCTGGATACCCCGGGTGTACTCGATTATTCTAACCTGACGGTTAACGGCGGAACCGGCAATATCCAAATTGAAGATGGGAACGTAGCCGTTATGGGGACGGTGGTGCTCACATGAGCCGTTTGGATTTATTGATGCGGTATTTGCCGTGGTATTACGATAATTCATATGAAATGAAAGAGCTTATGAGCACGGAGGGCTTGGAGTTCGATGCTTTGTTCACGGCCTCGGAAAGCGTGTTTGATCAACATTTTGTGGAATCCGCAACTTGGGGGCTGGACCGGTGGGAAAGCGAGCTGGCGATTCCGACGAATCCCCAGAAGCCTTACGCTGAGCGGCGTTCGGTCATTATCTCCAAGCTTCGCGGCACCGGTACGGTGACAGTCGCTCAAATTAAAAACGTGGCCGAGGCTTTTGACGGCGGGACCGTGGATGTCGTGGAAAAGCTGGATGAATACAAGTTTTATATCAAGTTTATCGATACGCGCGGCATCCCGTCCAATCTCAACGATTTAAAAAAGCTAATCGACGATATTAAACCGGCGCATCTATCGGTAGAGTACTTGTTTACTTACTTTATTTGGAACGAGCTGGACTATATGAGATGGACGTGGGATGCGCTTGACGAAATCCGTTTAACATGGGACCAAATCGAAGTTTTCCGCGGTACTTCCATTCCGGAGACTGGTATTCCACTGAGAGGAGTTGAATAAGCACACTATTTTATGGTTGGTCAATCG
The window above is part of the Paenibacillus hamazuiensis genome. Proteins encoded here:
- a CDS encoding peptidoglycan-binding protein LysM yields the protein MIEHYGIELSFNNYAEGFRIPVNPDSIEVREEGQGKTYNIVGIGGGTQETRAGEINVIQNPRLKEINFSSFFPFLTEKPYPPYVVTNDVKAPMQYVLLIRKWQESRRPIRFIYNMATSKLTSNDVRDINIPASIEKFEWKEVAGSPGDIEYSLTLKEYVFYSARKITETRDENGQLILIQQPPGRPDGRIRPETYSLPEGMNLSTLALMLLGDDSRSKEIQDLNGLTDAEAKHLPAGKYLKIPQN
- a CDS encoding XkdQ/YqbQ family protein, whose translation is MLEIIINDKKGNLWDISNIVSEVTYKTSKIGKPSSIEFTFIKGGLYEDRDFNLDVGNIVRVKKDGQNLFFGYVFAVDGGRAEDVRVTAYDQTRYLLFNYSYKFEDKSVTEIIQRIAEDFKLKVGYLADTGYKIPSMLELNAKLLDIICKALNKTLIATTVNYIFYDDFGRLSLRDAKDMTVNISLGDASLVYDYKQKRSIENSFNRVLLVQKSKQEGKDKHYISQEDSHIVQWGLLQEYREFDEKMNEAQIIQTLKNLIRLKNRVERSFQIEALGDARVRAGCYISISIDELGINQRFLVNECTHKFEGAIHTMSLDLMDIRVGDDPI
- a CDS encoding DUF2577 domain-containing protein, whose product is MRLLEIIKQAGVGAVEAGNPVAIMFGTVTQTNPLEVSIDQRLILSEDFLVIPEQLTPFTVDLKHSHSYKDGVTEEALTEPVVIRKGLETGDKLLLLRVQGGQQFIILDKLVNV
- a CDS encoding DUF2634 domain-containing protein → MIPQGGILSSTNSQKVVNGPSKTYRFDIKTGRIRGRVDGLDAVKQAVYKILETERFQYLIYSSNYGFEFKDILGSDPLFFNSKITNRIQEALLQDDRIKAIENVQISSEGEEAVVQFTVVSTYGSFQIAKEV
- a CDS encoding baseplate J/gp47 family protein, coding for MYENQTYQVILQRMLARIPSDIDKREGSIIYDALAPAALELAQLYAELDTNINLSFAGTSSGEYLDRCIAWSGITRKPATKAKLKGLFYDAGNRPFNIPIGKRFSISSVTFVAVEQIAAGQFVMECETAGNIGNQQVGTLLPIDYIDGLARGELTEILIPGEEKESDASLLDRYQQKVTKPVTGGNRYQYEVWARNNPGVGKAKAFPEWNGPLSVKVALLGTDMTAPSPAVIGEVAEYIESVRPIGAQVTVEAAGEVPIDVSAKLTVTAGTDLQQASAVFEKALQQYLVSLAFEDPWVRYARIANLILDTPGVLDYSNLTVNGGTGNIQIEDGNVAVMGTVVLT
- a CDS encoding YmfQ family protein, with translation MSRLDLLMRYLPWYYDNSYEMKELMSTEGLEFDALFTASESVFDQHFVESATWGLDRWESELAIPTNPQKPYAERRSVIISKLRGTGTVTVAQIKNVAEAFDGGTVDVVEKLDEYKFYIKFIDTRGIPSNLNDLKKLIDDIKPAHLSVEYLFTYFIWNELDYMRWTWDALDEIRLTWDQIEVFRGTSIPETGIPLRGVE